A genome region from Chryseobacterium sp. G0186 includes the following:
- a CDS encoding DUF4197 family protein, with protein MKKYIIAAALIIGTGAVITSTVQSCTSIATSDMGLSIIKRMLLNGIDKGMGVYTNKEAFLQNNMVDKALPKQLREINSMLEKIAPSLVAKERDYIAQAAAYTVNTSRPILEGAVNSLNAQDVTRIIQGTTATQILKEKTSQQLIAAIAPKVDEKLNEYGIVKTINTALSGSNFLGSLLGGNQNTVNAGGLSQLASEQLVSGLFNIIEDYEHQNSKSLLGPFGK; from the coding sequence ATGAAAAAATATATCATTGCAGCCGCTCTTATTATCGGAACCGGTGCTGTTATTACAAGTACGGTACAGTCCTGTACTTCCATTGCCACTTCGGACATGGGACTTTCCATTATCAAAAGAATGCTACTGAATGGTATTGATAAAGGAATGGGAGTTTACACCAACAAGGAAGCCTTTTTACAAAATAACATGGTAGACAAGGCTCTTCCTAAGCAGCTTAGGGAGATCAACTCTATGCTTGAAAAAATTGCTCCGTCATTGGTAGCTAAAGAAAGAGATTATATTGCACAGGCAGCAGCCTATACCGTAAACACTTCAAGACCTATTCTGGAGGGTGCTGTAAATAGTTTAAATGCACAGGATGTGACCAGAATTATCCAGGGAACTACTGCAACGCAAATCCTTAAAGAAAAAACGTCTCAACAGCTTATCGCTGCCATTGCTCCGAAAGTAGATGAGAAGCTGAATGAATACGGAATTGTGAAAACAATCAATACCGCCTTGTCAGGAAGTAATTTCCTGGGAAGCCTTCTCGGCGGAAATCAAAATACGGTAAACGCAGGCGGACTTAGCCAACTTGCCTCTGAACAATTGGTAAGCGGACTCTTCAATATCATTGAAGATTACGAGCATCAAAACTCCAAATCCCTGTTAGGACCATTTGGAAAATAG
- a CDS encoding M43 family zinc metalloprotease, which yields MKKSIISKSSLAVLFFVGFSLSNAQNKNPSKRVMKSELDPRGVEKCATTEYENLLKEEFPERLTTEQFESWLAPLIENAKANRSQNGNVITIPVVVHVIHSGQNIGVAPNIPDAQVLSQITVMNNDFRRLAGSPGFNSSAIGADTEIQFVLAKVDPNGNPTNGIDRVNLCQDYWGQKQMNSIVKPKTIWDPTKYMNMWSVDFARNGLLGYAQFPSNSGLAGLNANGGLANTDGVVAGYSTFGSMDYNDGTFLMQPGYDRGRTMTHEVGHFVGLRHIWGDAACGDDFCADTPTAHTANYDCNAAIASCNDPSVFEMVQNYMDYTNDTCMNIYTNDQKTRIRTVMDNSPRRMELKASIADQPIPLFANDAELKFDGGCSVGVSNCGAGVLRLVINNRGTDNLTSAVISYSFNGGAAQNYNWTGNLAQDKSGVINIPVDASVASSPVSVSIASVNGAADQRSANNTSTGNYVKLATPEYFPTTTVVFKLQRDRYGRETKWNLKNSAGTVLKSGGYSNTPTGQPDPALITQTWTLPADCYVFSISDEDGDALIDGGYVDLSTSTGQVIYHASNDFAFYGTKVFTTRETLGTGEVAKKNTFGIYPNPVNDILNISGLSGETQFEIHNAVGQIVKKGQVNEHQVRVADLSKGTYIITIQNAKVSESIKFIKK from the coding sequence ATGAAAAAATCTATTATTTCGAAATCTTCTTTGGCAGTTTTATTCTTTGTTGGTTTCAGTTTATCAAATGCGCAAAATAAAAATCCCTCAAAGCGGGTGATGAAAAGCGAATTGGATCCTCGTGGAGTTGAGAAATGTGCAACCACAGAGTATGAAAATCTTTTAAAGGAAGAATTTCCGGAAAGATTAACAACCGAGCAATTTGAATCCTGGCTTGCTCCTCTCATAGAAAATGCAAAAGCTAACAGATCTCAGAATGGGAATGTGATTACAATTCCTGTTGTGGTGCATGTTATTCATAGTGGACAGAATATTGGAGTAGCTCCAAACATTCCTGATGCTCAGGTGTTGTCTCAAATTACAGTTATGAATAATGATTTCAGAAGATTGGCAGGGAGTCCTGGATTTAATTCCAGTGCTATAGGTGCCGATACTGAAATTCAGTTTGTGCTGGCCAAGGTTGATCCCAACGGAAATCCTACCAATGGTATTGACCGAGTAAATCTTTGTCAGGATTATTGGGGACAAAAGCAAATGAATAGCATTGTAAAGCCAAAAACGATATGGGATCCTACCAAATACATGAATATGTGGAGTGTAGATTTTGCCAGAAACGGACTTTTAGGATATGCTCAGTTTCCTTCTAATTCAGGACTTGCAGGACTGAATGCAAACGGTGGACTTGCTAATACAGATGGAGTGGTTGCCGGGTACTCAACTTTTGGAAGTATGGATTATAATGATGGAACCTTTTTGATGCAGCCTGGTTATGACAGAGGAAGAACAATGACACATGAAGTAGGGCACTTTGTAGGATTAAGACATATCTGGGGAGATGCTGCATGTGGCGACGATTTTTGTGCTGATACTCCAACAGCACATACTGCAAATTATGACTGTAATGCTGCAATAGCAAGTTGCAATGATCCATCAGTCTTTGAAATGGTTCAAAACTATATGGATTATACCAATGACACTTGTATGAATATTTATACCAATGATCAAAAAACAAGAATACGGACCGTAATGGATAATTCTCCAAGAAGGATGGAATTGAAAGCGTCAATAGCAGATCAGCCTATTCCTTTATTTGCGAATGATGCAGAATTAAAATTTGATGGAGGGTGCTCAGTAGGAGTAAGTAACTGTGGTGCAGGTGTACTGCGTCTTGTTATCAATAACAGAGGTACGGATAATTTAACATCTGCTGTTATTTCTTATTCATTTAACGGTGGGGCAGCTCAGAACTATAACTGGACGGGTAATTTAGCTCAGGATAAATCAGGTGTTATTAATATTCCTGTTGATGCCTCTGTGGCTTCATCCCCGGTTTCTGTTTCCATTGCTTCTGTAAATGGTGCAGCTGATCAGAGAAGTGCCAATAATACTTCAACCGGAAATTATGTAAAGCTTGCAACACCTGAGTATTTTCCTACAACAACAGTGGTCTTTAAACTACAAAGAGACCGCTACGGCAGAGAAACTAAATGGAACTTAAAAAATAGTGCCGGAACGGTTCTTAAGTCCGGAGGATATTCCAATACCCCTACAGGCCAGCCTGATCCGGCTCTTATTACTCAGACGTGGACTCTGCCTGCAGATTGTTATGTCTTTTCTATCTCTGATGAAGATGGAGATGCATTGATTGATGGAGGGTATGTAGATTTGTCTACCAGCACAGGTCAGGTAATATATCACGCCAGCAATGACTTTGCGTTTTATGGAACAAAAGTGTTTACGACTAGGGAAACTTTGGGAACTGGTGAGGTAGCTAAGAAGAATACTTTCGGAATATATCCAAATCCGGTCAATGATATTCTGAATATTTCCGGGCTTTCTGGAGAAACGCAATTTGAAATTCACAATGCTGTAGGACAGATTGTTAAGAAAGGGCAGGTTAACGAGCATCAGGTTCGTGTAGCTGATCTTTCAAAAGGCACATATATTATTACAATACAGAATGCTAAAGTTTCTGAAAGTATTAAATTCATTAAGAAATAA
- a CDS encoding DUF493 family protein — protein MDILQGNQHANPEDFYKSLKEKLEGHHDFPEDYLFKFIIPTEQSKLTEIYRVFDGIKFTLGNRESKNGKYTACNINAFVLDANQVVHIYQEVSKIEGVILL, from the coding sequence ATGGATATATTACAAGGAAATCAACACGCTAACCCTGAAGATTTCTATAAGTCGTTAAAAGAAAAACTGGAAGGTCATCATGACTTTCCTGAGGATTATTTATTCAAATTTATTATTCCTACAGAACAGTCAAAACTTACTGAAATTTATAGAGTATTTGATGGGATTAAATTTACATTGGGAAACCGCGAAAGCAAAAATGGAAAATACACAGCCTGTAACATCAATGCGTTTGTATTAGATGCTAATCAGGTAGTACATATTTATCAGGAAGTATCAAAAATAGAAGGCGTTATTCTATTGTAA
- a CDS encoding transposase produces MEEQLRSVYIKRTQKDYSLSLKLQIVKEVESGESTISTCRKKYGIQSHGTILNWLRKYGNFDWENQRPYAMEKTPEQRIMELEAEVKLLEKQKAFLEKQAYIADKKAIFFDMMIDLAEKEYRIDIRKNSPPEQSMTSAVRKKKL; encoded by the coding sequence ATGGAAGAACAATTAAGGTCAGTGTACATCAAGCGTACACAGAAAGATTACAGTTTAAGTTTAAAACTTCAAATAGTAAAAGAAGTTGAATCTGGTGAATCGACCATTAGTACTTGTCGCAAGAAATATGGTATACAATCCCACGGGACTATTTTAAATTGGCTCAGAAAATATGGTAACTTTGATTGGGAAAACCAAAGACCTTATGCCATGGAAAAGACACCTGAACAACGTATTATGGAATTGGAAGCTGAAGTTAAGCTTCTTGAAAAACAGAAAGCCTTCTTGGAAAAACAGGCTTATATTGCTGATAAAAAAGCTATATTTTTTGATATGATGATTGATCTTGCAGAGAAAGAATATCGCATTGATATTCGAAAAAACTCACCACCCGAACAATCGATGACTTCCGCAGTAAGGAAAAAGAAACTTTGA
- a CDS encoding IS3 family transposase, with product MLGLNRQIYYRSIKRTEVCRNRASEVVELVECVRIKMPRLGGRKLYFILKESLGSIKVGRDKFFDILRANHLLIVPRKNYHVTTNSHHRFRKHKNLILDYQITKPNQVWVADITYIGDRKSPSYLSLITDAYSKKIVGHFVADNLNTESSLIALKRALKKHKGMVGPLIHHSDRGLQYCSNEYQKVLQKHQLKCSMTQNSDPYENAIAERINGILKHEFNIDRHHINNALRRKLVDESIETYNNLRPHFSNYYLTPNQMHKQTKIKMRTYKNKNQSKRKFALV from the coding sequence TTGTTAGGGTTAAATAGACAAATCTATTATAGAAGTATCAAGCGTACAGAAGTTTGTAGGAATAGGGCTTCAGAGGTTGTAGAACTGGTAGAGTGTGTTCGTATTAAAATGCCCCGATTAGGAGGCAGAAAACTATATTTTATTTTAAAAGAATCCCTAGGTTCTATCAAAGTAGGAAGAGATAAATTCTTTGACATCCTAAGAGCGAATCATTTATTGATTGTCCCCAGGAAAAATTACCATGTTACGACCAACTCCCATCATCGCTTCAGAAAGCATAAAAATTTGATTCTGGACTATCAGATCACAAAACCCAACCAGGTTTGGGTTGCTGATATTACTTACATAGGGGACAGAAAAAGCCCAAGCTATTTAAGCTTAATAACGGATGCTTATTCCAAGAAAATAGTGGGACATTTTGTAGCAGATAATTTAAATACAGAAAGTAGTCTTATCGCATTGAAAAGAGCTTTAAAGAAACACAAAGGTATGGTAGGCCCATTAATTCATCATTCTGATCGTGGCTTACAATACTGCTCGAATGAATATCAGAAAGTCTTGCAAAAACATCAATTAAAATGCAGCATGACACAAAACTCAGATCCTTATGAAAATGCAATAGCAGAGAGGATAAATGGTATTTTAAAGCATGAATTTAATATTGATAGACATCATATAAACAATGCGTTAAGAAGAAAATTAGTGGATGAATCCATTGAAACCTATAATAATCTACGTCCTCATTTTTCAAATTATTATCTAACCCCAAATCAAATGCATAAACAGACAAAAATTAAAATGAGAACTTATAAAAATAAAAACCAAAGCAAAAGAAAATTTGCTCTGGTTTAA